Proteins found in one Populus alba chromosome 14, ASM523922v2, whole genome shotgun sequence genomic segment:
- the LOC118041323 gene encoding pectinesterase inhibitor 9: MARLSLFILLLLLSLVCITGAEKPARFPRRSRSRAYIENACTKTLYPSLCIQYLSFSANITIQTPQQLAQVALSVSLYKALQTRTFMLKVVKELEARKSKDYQAMKDCLDQICDSVDQLSQSVRELHRLERPDVEGGDNVFWHISNVETFVSSAMTDASTCLDGFPGRNMDKSRAMIKAKVLNVAQTASNALALFHRYAAKYKP; encoded by the coding sequence ATGGCTCGTCTCAGTCTTTTCATACTGCTTCTACTACTCTCTCTAGTTTGCATTACGGGCGCGGAGAAACCAGCTAGGTTTCCAAGACGCTCCCGATCTCGGGCCTACATCGAAAACGCGTGCACTAAGACCCTTTATCCGTCCCTGTGCATCCAATACCTATCATTCTCTGCAAACATAACAATACAAACTCCACAGCAACTAGCCCAAGTTGCCTTATCCGTGAGCCTATACAAGGCCCTCCAAACAAGAACATTCATGTTGAAAGTGGTGAAGGAGCTCGAGGCAAGGAAATCCAAGGATTACCAAGCAATGAAAGACTGCTTAGATCAAATTTGTGATAGCGTGGATCAACTTAGTCAATCAGTTAGAGAGCTCCATCGCTTGGAACGCCCAGATGTTGAAGGAGGTGATAACGTCTTTTGGCACATAAGTAATGTTGAAACTTTTGTAAGCTCTGCCATGACTGATGCTAGCACATGTTTGGATGGGTTTCCGGGGAGGAATATGGACAAGTCAAGGGCCATGATTAAGGCCAAGGTTTTGAACGTGGCTCAGACTGCTAGCAATGCATTAGCCTTGTTTCACCGGTATGCTGCAAAGTACAAGCCATAA
- the LOC118041322 gene encoding LOW QUALITY PROTEIN: protein GRAVITROPIC IN THE LIGHT 1 (The sequence of the model RefSeq protein was modified relative to this genomic sequence to represent the inferred CDS: inserted 7 bases in 4 codons; deleted 2 bases in 2 codons; substituted 1 base at 1 genomic stop codon): MEDSANQNSEAGQALISKIFXQAAHTPYDPDKIQASDKVLISELKNLSEFKHIYRENNPKPICVSPQDSRLAAEIQEQLSLLKTYEVMVXKIPTEIQNKDSEILQFEQMIKEASQKRAELEKNLKLRGLSTKESEGSGDENDFYSVDRTPELFTSAIETAFKTIHNFSKPLINMMKAAGWDLDVAANSIESNVVYAKGAHKXYAFESHISQRMFSGFHHEKFSIKADGKQTAGQXSRESFFHQFLATREMDPLDMLCQNPNSVFGKFCTSKYLVVVHPKLEASFFGNLDQRNYIKRGWHPRTPFYQAFXHRLAYSFDPNVKVFQVMRGSELFSEVYMEISVVKNLKLGENDPKPRVGLMVMPGFWIGDCVIKSRVYLSGVKVDK, translated from the exons ATGGAAGATTCTGCAAATCAAAATTCAGAAGCTGGACAAGCCTtgatatccaaaatatt acaAGCTGCTCATACTCCCTATGATCCTGATAAAATACAAGCTTCTGACAAAGTTCTAATTTCTGAGCTGAAAAATCTATCCGAGTTCAAGCATATCTACAGGGAAAATAACCCCAAACCAATATGTGTTTCTCCTCAGGACTCTCGGTTAGCTGCAGAGATCCAAGAACAACTGAGCCTGCTCAAAACATACGAGGTTATGGT AAAAATTCCAACTGAAATCCAGAATAAAGATTCTGAGATTCTTCAGTTTGAGCAGATGATTAAGGAAGCAAGCCAGAAACGAGCAGAACTGGAAAAGAATCTTAAGCTCAGGGGTTTGTCAACCAAAGAATCAGAGGGTTCTGGAGATGAAAATGACTTTTATTCTGTGGATCGGACCCCAGAGCTCTTCACATCTGCCATAGAAACTGCATTCAAAACCATTCATAATTTTTCTAAACCATTGATCAATATGATGAAAGCAGCTGGGTGGGATCTTGATGTCGCAGCTAACTCCATTGAATCCAACGTTGTTTATGCAAAGGGAGCTCACAAATAGTATGCATTTGAGTctcatatatctcaaagaatgtTCAGTGGGTTTCATCACgagaaattctcaattaaagCAGACGGAAAGCAGACGGCGGGGC TTTCCAGGGAGAGTTTCTTTCATCAATTTCTTGCTACGAGGGAAATGGATCCTTTAGACATGCTATGTCAGAACCCAAATTCTGTTTTTGGGAAATTTTGCACGAGCAAGTACCTGGTGGTGGTTCACCCAAAGTTGGAGGCTTCATTCTTTGGAAATTTAGATCAGCGAAACTATATAAAAAGGGGATGGCATCCAAGAACGCCCTTCTATCAGGCTTT TCACAGGCTTGCTTATTCCTTTGACCCAAATGTCAAGGTCTTCCAAGTTATGAGAGGAAGTGAGTTA TTCTCAGAGGTTTATATGGAAATT AGTGttgtaaaaaatttgaaattgggTGAAAATGATCCAAAGCCTAGGGTTGGCCTAATGGTTATGCCTGGTTTTTGGATAGGAGACTGTGTGATTAAGAGCCGTGTTTATCTCTCAGGTGTGAAGGTTGATAAATGA
- the LOC118041321 gene encoding arginase 1, mitochondrial produces the protein MRGIHYLSKLKAANLPPELLEKGQNRVIDASLTLIRERAKLKGELLRALGGVKASATLLGVPLGHNSSFLQGPAFAPPRIREAIWCGSTNSSTEEGKELNDPRVLTDVGDVPVQEIRDCGVDDDRLMNVISESVKLVMEEDPLHPLVLGGDHSISFPVVRAVSEKLGGPVDILHLDAHPDIYHCFEGNKYSHASSFARIMEGGYARRLLQVGIRSITKEGREQGKRFGVEQYEMQTFSRDRQMLENLKLGEGVKGVYISIDVDCLDPAFAPGVSHIEPGGLSFRDVLNILHNLQADVVAGDVVEFNPQRDTVDGMTGMVAAKLVRELAAKISK, from the exons ATGAGAGGAATCCATTACTTGTCAAAGCTGAAAGCTGCAAATCTCCCTCCCGAATTGCTAGAAAAAGGCCAAAATCGGGTCATCGATGCTTCTCTCACGCTTATTCGCGAGCGCGCTAAGCTTAAG GGAGAACTCTTACGCGCATTAGGAGGTGTTAAAGCATCTGCAACGCTTCTTGGAGTTCCTTTGGGACACAATTCATCGTTTCTTCAAGGTCCGGCGTTTGCTCCTCCGCGTATTAGAGAGGCCATTTGGTGTGGCAGCACGAATTCGAGCACCGAAGAAG GTAAAGAATTAAACGATCCGCGGGTGCTAACTGATGTTGGTGATGTTCCGGTTCAAGAAATACGAGATTGTGGTGTGGATGATGATAGACTGATGAATGTTATTAGTGAATCGGTCAAGCTAGTAATGGAAGAG GACCCATTGCACCCGTTAGTCTTAGGTGGTGACCACTCAATATCTTTTCCTGTGGTCAGAGCTGTCTCTGAGAAGCTTGGGGGGCCTGTTGATATTCTTCATCTAGATGCCCATCCTGACATCTATCATTGCTTTGAAGGAAACAAGTATTCTCATGCTTCTTCGTTTGCCCGAATCATGGAAGGTGGTTATGCCCGGCGGCTTTTGCAA GTGGGTATCAGATCAATAACAAAAGAAGGGCGTGAGCAAGGCAAACGGTTTGGAGTAGAGCAATATGAAATGCAAACCTTCTCAAGGGATCGGCAGATGTTGGAAAATCTG AAACTAGGGGAGGGTGTAAAAGGTGTGTATATCTCAATTGATGTGGACTGCCTTGATCCTGCCTTTGCTCCTGGTGTATCTCATATTGAGCCTGGTGGTCTTTCTTTCCGTGATGTTCTCAACATTCTCCACAACCTCCAAGCTGATGTTGTTGCAGGAGATGTGGTTGAATTCAATCCGCAACGTGACACCGTTGATGGAATGACTGGAATGGTTGCTGCTAAGCTGGTAAGGGAACTGGcagcaaaaatttcaaaatga